The Novosphingobium sp. P6W DNA window AAGATCAGTCATATCGTGATCCACTCGCCCGACCATCCAGCGATGGTGAAATTCTTTACTGACGTTCTGGGCTTCAAGGTCAGTGACTGGCTGGGCGACTTCATGTGCTTCCTGCGCTGCAACGAGGCGCATCACCGTGTCGCGATCCTACCTGGGCCACCGTGTCTCAACCATGTCGCGTACGATGTGCTGACGGTAGATGATATGTTCCGCGGCGCTCAGCGCCTGAAGCAGGCCGGAACCGACATCCGCTGGGGCCCGGGTCGCCATACGGCTGGCAACAACACGTTCAGCTACTTCTGTACGCCTTCCGGCTTTGCTGTTGAGTACAGCTCGGAGTTGGAAGATGTCGACTTCGAAAACCACGTCGACAAGGTGCATGTCCCGGGTCCGAATGTCATGGACCAGTGGGGCATCGGTATAGGCGGCCCGCAGACCATGCCCCATCCCAAGCCTGATGCGAAGCTGTTCCAGGCGGCGGAAGTCTGAACGATGGCACTTTTCGAATACTTCCCGAATTACATCTGGAACCTGTCGGTCGCGATAGCAATGGAGTCGGGTGCGCAACTCGGT harbors:
- a CDS encoding VOC family protein, with amino-acid sequence MSRIKEIRYVGYGVDNFDAERSFYANDWGLVEVAAEEGIAWFKTHGDDEHHVVRLHKSDANHVEVVAFAADTSADVDALHDNVVAAGCRVVHAPRDLTAPGGGYGFRFFSPDGLPFEISAGVERLDKRVMERWEGMPVKISHIVIHSPDHPAMVKFFTDVLGFKVSDWLGDFMCFLRCNEAHHRVAILPGPPCLNHVAYDVLTVDDMFRGAQRLKQAGTDIRWGPGRHTAGNNTFSYFCTPSGFAVEYSSELEDVDFENHVDKVHVPGPNVMDQWGIGIGGPQTMPHPKPDAKLFQAAEV